One stretch of Danio rerio strain Tuebingen ecotype United States chromosome 6, GRCz12tu, whole genome shotgun sequence DNA includes these proteins:
- the slc32a1 gene encoding vesicular inhibitory amino acid transporter (The RefSeq protein has 1 substitution compared to this genomic sequence), which translates to MATLIRSKISNKLSNAATTVTNKSQAKVSGMFARLGFQAATDEEALGFAACDDLDYDHRQGLQMDILKNDEMGGEGGGEMGEDGMAEGDSHYQRDGTGPPPSASKDGGLCSEIGNPDKPRITAWEAGWNVTNAIQGMFVLGLPYAILHGGYLGLFLIIFAAVVCCYTGKILIACLYEENEDGQLVRVRDSYVDIANACCAPRFPALGGHVVNVAQIIELVMTCILYVVVSGNLMYNSFPTLPVSQRSWAIIATAALLPCAFLKNLKAVSKFSLLCTLAHFVINILVIAYCLSRARDWAWDKVKFYIDVKKFPISIGIIVFSYTSQIFLPSLEGNMQKPSEFHCMMNWTHIAACILKGLFALVAYLTWADETKEVITDNLPSSIRAVVNLFLVSKALLSYPLPFFAAVEVLEKTFFQDGGRAFFPDCYGGDGRLKSWGLSLRCALVVFTMLMAIYVPHFALLMGLTGSLTGAGLCFLLPSLFHLKLLWRKLLWHQVFFDVAIFVIGGICSISGFIHSVEGLIEAYKYNLPD; encoded by the exons ATGGCTACGTTAATAAGAAGCAAGATCTCGAATAAGCTGTCCAACGCGGCCACTACCGTCACCAATAAGTCGCAGGCGAAGGTGAGCGGGATGTTCGCCAGACTGGGCTTCCAGGCCGCCACCGATGAGGAGGCTTTGGGTTTCGCCGCCTGCGATGATCTGGACTATGACCACAGGCAGGGGCTTCAAATGGACATCCTAAAAAACGATGAGATGGGGGGAGAGGGCGGCGGGGAAATGGGGGAAGATGGGATGGCCGAAGGGGACAGCCATTACCAGAGGGATGGAACGGGTCCACCGCCCTCAGCATCCAAAGACGGGGGACTTTGCTCCGAAATTGGCAACCCGGACAAGCCCAGAATCACTGCTTGGGAAGCGGGCTGGAACGTGACCAACGCGATCCAG GGCATGTTCGTGCTCGGGTTACCCTACGCCATTCTCCACGGTGGATATCTCGGACTGTTCCTCATTATATTCGCCGCCGTCGTGTGCTGCTACACAGGCAAAATCCTCATCGCCTGCCTCTATGAAGAGAACGAAGACGGCCAGTTGGTGCGAGTGAGAGACTCGTACGTGGACATCGCCAACGCCTGCTGCGCTCCGCGCTTCCCCGCGCTCGGAGGACACGTCGTCAACGTGGCACAGATCATCGAGCTCGTCATGACCTGCATTTTGTACGTCGTGGTCAGCGGGAACCTGATGTACAACAGCTTCCCCACCCTCCCAGTGTCCCAGAGGTCCTGGGCCATCATCGCCACCGCCGCTCTCCTGCCTTGCGCCTTCCTCAAGAACCTCAAAGCCGTGTCCAAGTTTAGCTTGCTCTGCACCCTAGCGCACTTCATCATCAACATCCTAGTGATCGCCTACTGCCTGTCCAGGGCGCGAGACTGGGCGTGGGACAAGGTCAAGTTCTACATCGACGTCAAGAAGTTCCCCATCTCCATCGGCATCATCGTGTTCAGCTACACCTCGCAGATCTTCCTGCCCTCACTGGAGGGGAACATGCAGAAGCCCAGCGAGTTCCACTGCATGATGAACTGGACGCACATCGCGGCCTGCATCCTCAAGGGCCTGTTCGCCCTGGTGGCTTACCTGACGTGGGCTGATGAAACCAAGGAGGTGATCACGGACAACCTGCCGTCCAGCATCCGCGCCGTCGTCAACCTGTTCCTGGTGTCGAAGGCGCTGCTGTCGTACCCGCTGCCGTTCTTCGCCGCGGTGGAGGTCCTCGAAAAGACTTTCTTCCAGGACGGAGGGCGCGCGTTCTTCCCGGACTGCTACGGCGGAGACGGCCGACTCAAGTCCTGGGGTCTGTCGCTCCGCTGCGCGCTGGTGGTTTTCACGATGCTCATGGCCATTTACGTGCCGCACTTCGCGCTTCTCATGGGCCTGACGGGCAGCCTGACGGGCGCGGGGCTCTGCTTTCTGCTGCCCAGCCTTTTCCATCTCAAGCTGCTGTGGAGAAAGCTGCTGTGGCATCAGGTGTTCTTCGACGTCGCCATATTCGTGATCGGCGGTATATGCAGCATTTCCGGCTTCATCCATTCCGTCGAAGGCCTCATCGAAGCGTACAAATACAACCTGCCGGATTAG